A genomic region of Pantanalinema sp. contains the following coding sequences:
- a CDS encoding TROVE domain-containing protein — protein sequence MRTPQDQPIPGSAQVPNSAGGFSWAVDDWERLDRFLILGTEGGSYYVRPAALARENAAAVLRCIAQDGPRAVERIALISEAARAPRNDPALFALALAAAMGSAETRSLALAALPRVARIGTHLFHFMAYVEGFRGWGRGLRRAIGAWYNAQDPDDLALQLIKYRRRDGWSHRDALRLSHPVPASSAHQALYRWVAHQEDVEGLPERLSAFVGLQRAETPEAIAGLITAHRMPREAVPTRWLDRPEVWEALLAAMPLEAMVRNLATMTRAGLLRPLSTASRLVCERLGDAERLRQAHLHPIKLLAALATYTAGHGVRSNAGEWVPDPSIVDALDGAFYRAFENVAPSGKRIVLALDVSASMDSGQVAGVAGLTPRMAAAALALVTASTEREVTAIAFSDRMVPLALSARERLDDVMRATAAIPFGGTDCALPMLWALENGVEADAFVILTDSETWAGEIHPAEALARYRERTGIPAKLAVVGMVSNGFSIADPADPGMLDVVGFDTAVPQLLSDFIAGW from the coding sequence ATGCGGACGCCCCAAGACCAGCCGATTCCAGGCTCGGCCCAGGTGCCGAACAGCGCGGGCGGCTTCTCGTGGGCCGTCGATGACTGGGAGCGCCTCGATCGCTTCCTCATCCTGGGCACCGAGGGCGGCAGCTACTACGTGAGGCCCGCCGCCCTCGCGCGCGAGAACGCCGCGGCCGTGCTGCGCTGCATCGCACAGGACGGCCCCCGGGCCGTCGAGCGCATCGCTCTGATCAGCGAGGCCGCTCGCGCGCCGCGCAACGACCCGGCCCTGTTCGCCCTGGCCCTCGCGGCGGCGATGGGCTCGGCCGAGACGCGCTCGCTCGCGCTGGCCGCCCTCCCCCGCGTCGCCAGGATCGGCACCCATCTCTTCCACTTCATGGCCTACGTCGAGGGCTTTCGCGGCTGGGGCCGGGGCCTGCGGCGCGCGATCGGCGCCTGGTACAACGCCCAGGATCCGGATGACCTGGCGCTGCAACTGATCAAGTACCGGCGCCGGGACGGCTGGAGTCACCGCGACGCCCTGCGCCTCTCGCACCCCGTGCCCGCCTCGAGCGCTCACCAGGCCCTGTATCGCTGGGTCGCACACCAAGAGGACGTCGAGGGTCTGCCCGAGCGTCTCTCGGCCTTCGTGGGGCTGCAACGGGCCGAGACGCCCGAGGCGATCGCCGGGCTGATCACCGCGCATCGCATGCCGCGCGAGGCCGTCCCGACCCGCTGGCTGGATCGGCCTGAGGTCTGGGAGGCGCTGCTCGCGGCGATGCCGCTCGAGGCCATGGTGCGGAACCTTGCGACGATGACGCGCGCCGGCCTGCTGCGTCCTTTGTCGACGGCGTCGCGCCTGGTGTGCGAGCGCCTGGGGGACGCCGAGCGCTTGCGCCAAGCACATCTTCATCCCATCAAGCTGCTCGCCGCCCTTGCGACCTACACCGCGGGCCACGGTGTCCGCTCGAACGCGGGCGAATGGGTACCCGATCCTTCGATCGTGGATGCGCTCGACGGGGCCTTCTATCGCGCGTTCGAGAACGTCGCGCCGAGCGGCAAGCGTATCGTGCTGGCGCTGGACGTCTCGGCGTCAATGGACAGCGGGCAGGTCGCGGGGGTGGCGGGCTTGACGCCGCGCATGGCGGCGGCCGCCCTCGCCCTGGTCACGGCGAGTACCGAGCGCGAAGTCACGGCGATCGCCTTCAGCGACCGGATGGTGCCCCTCGCCCTCTCGGCGCGCGAGCGCCTCGACGACGTCATGCGCGCGACCGCGGCGATCCCTTTCGGGGGGACCGACTGCGCCCTGCCGATGCTGTGGGCGCTCGAGAACGGGGTCGAGGCGGACGCCTTCGTGATCCTGACCGACAGCGAGACCTGGGCGGGCGAAATTCACCCGGCCGAGGCGCTGGCACGTTACCGGGAACGCACGGGCATCCCCGCCAAGCTCGCGGTGGTCGGCATGGTGTCGAACGGCTTCTCGATCGCGGACCCCGCCGATCCCGGCATGCTGGACGTGGTCGGCTTCGACACGGCGGTGCCCCAGCTGCTTTCGGACTTCATCGCGGGCTGGTAG
- a CDS encoding rubredoxin yields MRKFRCIVDGHIYDESLGDPDSGIAPGTRWEDVPDTWTCPECGVGKEDFEEV; encoded by the coding sequence ATGCGTAAGTTCCGCTGCATCGTCGACGGCCACATCTACGACGAATCCCTCGGGGATCCCGACAGCGGGATCGCCCCCGGCACCCGCTGGGAGGACGTGCCCGACACCTGGACCTGCCCGGAGTGCGGCGTAGGCAAGGAAGACTTCGAGGAGGTCTAG
- a CDS encoding rubrerythrin family protein, which translates to METPLQRTVTRKNLEAAFGGESMANRKYLYFAKIARELGDEEVAKLFEETAHQETAHAFGHLELLYPKETLTLSRILALAIEGETYEYTTMYPEFRQKAVEEQDEAAAAEFTEQEEESREHAEIFRQALKLAEKRFAALAKVEERHANRYRQALEGLK; encoded by the coding sequence ATGGAAACCCCGCTTCAGCGCACCGTGACCCGCAAGAACCTCGAAGCCGCTTTCGGCGGCGAGTCCATGGCCAACCGCAAGTACCTCTACTTCGCCAAGATCGCCCGCGAGCTGGGGGACGAGGAGGTCGCGAAGCTCTTCGAGGAGACGGCCCACCAGGAGACGGCCCACGCCTTCGGCCACCTGGAGCTGCTCTACCCCAAGGAGACGCTCACCCTCTCGCGCATCCTCGCGCTCGCCATCGAGGGGGAGACCTACGAGTACACGACCATGTACCCCGAGTTCCGCCAGAAGGCCGTCGAGGAGCAGGACGAGGCAGCCGCCGCCGAGTTCACCGAGCAGGAAGAGGAGTCCCGCGAGCACGCCGAGATCTTCCGCCAGGCCCTGAAGCTCGCCGAGAAGCGCTTCGCCGCCCTCGCCAAGGTCGAGGAGCGCCACGCCAATCGTTACCGTCAGGCCCTCGAAGGCCTCAAGTAA
- a CDS encoding DUF445 family protein, translated as MIDALLLHELLLAVIIGGLTGRLVDFGAVQLLFRPYTARRFAGLKLHGVLPARQDALARQVANSIADRLLSEETLATFITSPEMAAKIRENVASEVDRFVDRDLPSVRALLGELLSDTGALDEEIRVLSSWCGEYLASLANSPEVRERCALVLTRLMVERKAMRMDELLAPGVWEAIGRMVETRLGGLAEAPELNAERIDAWLSGLGAPGKLLSDEALAGLRSEARHRIPDWLKALEETLKRPGTQAWLDRYVLDSVEGFVEDLPRQGLLNELVGWFIRTTYRENKAHYRRKVLEILPGQVARFRESLNDPANRDRLYQKLDQAITEIASTPLGARYATVPDDLRRDLKGLVARVLSSDATRTTLQQWVDHLLTRFRQAPLEEFLPAGLRALAEGDLEAASKEGPIREAVDFGFDLLREAGLQRQLQGLIGQGASFVLALPIGRLRDRLGQERLARIHGTIERQLLALAQREAPRLSRLIDVRGLVESKIRGADAQAIEHMVKNLARKELNSIFTKGLYGGIVVSLVMTGFLLGLEALVEHVRPGTGWIAIAGVGAALLVAAARYLRIPAPHDS; from the coding sequence ATGATTGACGCCCTGCTCCTGCATGAACTCTTGCTTGCCGTCATCATCGGCGGCCTCACGGGCCGGCTGGTGGACTTCGGCGCGGTCCAGCTCCTTTTTCGGCCCTACACCGCCAGGCGCTTCGCCGGCCTGAAGCTGCACGGCGTCCTGCCCGCGCGCCAGGACGCCCTCGCCCGGCAGGTCGCCAACTCCATCGCCGACCGGCTGCTCTCCGAAGAGACGCTCGCCACGTTCATCACCAGCCCGGAGATGGCCGCCAAGATCCGCGAGAACGTCGCAAGCGAGGTGGATCGCTTCGTCGACCGCGACCTGCCCTCGGTCCGAGCGCTCCTCGGCGAGCTCTTGAGCGACACCGGCGCCCTGGACGAGGAGATCCGCGTGCTCAGCTCGTGGTGCGGCGAGTACCTGGCCTCGCTCGCCAACAGCCCCGAGGTCCGCGAGCGCTGCGCCCTGGTCCTCACCCGGCTGATGGTCGAGCGCAAGGCCATGCGCATGGACGAGCTGCTCGCCCCGGGGGTGTGGGAGGCCATCGGCCGGATGGTCGAGACCCGCCTCGGCGGCCTCGCCGAGGCGCCCGAGCTGAACGCCGAGCGCATCGACGCCTGGCTCTCGGGCCTCGGCGCGCCGGGGAAACTCCTGTCCGACGAGGCGCTCGCCGGGCTGCGCTCGGAGGCCCGCCACCGCATCCCCGACTGGCTCAAGGCGCTCGAGGAGACCCTCAAGCGCCCCGGCACCCAGGCCTGGCTCGATCGCTACGTCCTCGACAGCGTCGAGGGCTTCGTCGAGGACCTGCCGCGCCAGGGCCTGCTCAACGAGCTGGTGGGCTGGTTCATCCGCACCACCTACCGGGAGAACAAGGCCCACTACCGCCGCAAGGTGCTCGAGATCCTCCCCGGCCAGGTGGCGCGCTTCCGCGAGAGCCTGAACGATCCGGCCAACCGCGATCGCCTGTACCAGAAGCTGGACCAGGCCATCACCGAGATCGCGAGCACCCCGCTCGGCGCGCGCTACGCCACCGTCCCCGACGACCTGCGCCGGGACCTCAAGGGCCTCGTCGCCCGGGTGCTCTCGAGCGACGCGACCCGCACCACCCTCCAGCAGTGGGTGGACCACCTCCTCACGCGCTTCCGGCAGGCCCCGCTCGAGGAGTTCCTGCCCGCGGGGCTGCGCGCCCTCGCCGAGGGCGACCTCGAGGCCGCGAGCAAGGAAGGGCCCATCCGCGAGGCGGTGGACTTCGGCTTCGACCTCTTGCGCGAGGCGGGCCTGCAGCGGCAGCTCCAGGGCCTGATCGGCCAGGGAGCCTCCTTCGTGCTGGCCCTGCCCATCGGGCGCCTGCGCGACCGGCTCGGCCAAGAAAGGCTTGCGCGTATCCACGGGACCATCGAGCGGCAGCTCCTCGCCCTGGCCCAGCGCGAGGCGCCTCGGCTCTCGCGGCTCATCGACGTGCGAGGCCTGGTCGAGAGCAAGATCCGGGGCGCCGACGCCCAGGCCATCGAGCACATGGTCAAGAACCTCGCGCGCAAGGAGCTCAACTCCATCTTCACCAAGGGGCTCTACGGCGGGATCGTGGTCAGCCTCGTCATGACGGGCTTCCTGCTCGGGCTCGAGGCCCTGGTGGAGCACGTCCGGCCCGGGACGGGCTGGATCGCGATCGCCGGGGTGGGGGCCGCCCTCCTGGTCGCGGCGGCACGTTATCTGCGCATCCCGGCGCCGCACGACTCTTGA